Proteins from a genomic interval of Papaver somniferum cultivar HN1 chromosome 4, ASM357369v1, whole genome shotgun sequence:
- the LOC113272260 gene encoding serine/threonine-protein kinase fray2-like, which produces MEKQQKYPLGAEHYNLFEEIGSGATATIYRAVCIPTQETVAIKVLDFEKENTELCKIAHEARTMTLMDQPNLLKAHCSFVTDHYLWVVMPFMSAGSCLHIMKSAFPDGFEEAVIATILREVLKGLVNIHQHGDIHRDVKAGNILMDSRGAIKLCDFGASASLFDEGKRLHGRKTFTGTPCWIAPEVLEGKEYDFKADIWSLGITALELAHGHAPLSEFPPMKVLMEILRCKPPGLDYGRDNKFSKSFRKMIEKCLVKDLHKRLSAQELLKHPFFKKARSSEYLTRTLLKELPSLANSAKESKIKEFVVIQKKLAEVERGETGRYKKGFSGWNFDVEAIKTQASQLPDGEEEVEHLLPSLIRSSC; this is translated from the coding sequence ATGGAAAAGCAGCAGAAATACCCTTTAGGAGCTGAGCATTATAATCTGTTTGAAGAAATAGGTAGCGGAGCTACTGCAACAATTTATCGTGCAGTTTGTATTCCGACACAAGAAACTGTTGCAATCAAAGTGTTGGATTTCGAAAAGGAGAACACTGAATTGTGTAAAATCGCTCATGAAGCACGGACCATGACTCTGATGGATCAGCCAAATCTCTTGAAGGCGCACTGTTCTTTCGTTACAGATCACTATCTGTGGGTTGTGATGCCATTCATGTCTGCTGGTTCATGTCTGCATATCATGAAGTCAGCTTTTCCAGATGGATTCGAAGAGGCTGTGATCGCTACGATTTTACGTGAAGTTTTGAAAGGATTAGTGAACATACACCAACATGGGGACATACATAGAGATGTGAAAGCAGGGAATATTTTAATGGATTCACGTGGTGCGATAAAGCTTTGCGATTTTGGTGCTTCTGCAAGCCTTTTTGACGAGGGGAAGAGGCTACATGGAAGAAAGACTTTTACGGGAACACCATGCTGGATAGCACCTGAGGTTCTGGAGGGAAAGGAATACGACTTTAAGGCTGACATCTGGTCTCTTGGTATAACAGCATTGGAACTTGCTCATGGGCATGCCCCTTTGTCTGAATTTCCTCCGATGAAGGTTCTTATGGAGATTTTAAGATGTAAACCGCCTGGTCTTGATTATGGAAGGGACAATAAATTCTCAAAGTCTTTCCGAAAAATGATCGAGAAGTGCTTGGTGAAAGACCTTCATAAGCGTCTATCAGCACAAGAGTTATTAAAGCATCCCTTCTTCAAGAAAGCTCGTTCCAGTGAGTACCTTACACGTACGCTGCTGAAGGAGCTACCTAGTCTGGCGAATTCCGCTAAAGAATCGAAGATAAAAGAATTCGTGGTTATACAAAAGAAACTGGCAGAAGTGGAAAGGGGAGAAACAGGACGATACAAAAAAGGGTTCAGCGGTTGGAATTTCGACGTTGAAGCAATAAAGACACAGGCTTCACAGCTTccggatggtgaagaagaagttgaacaCTTACTTCCTAGTTTGATTAGAAGTTCCTGTTGA